From Bacteroidales bacterium, one genomic window encodes:
- a CDS encoding AAA family ATPase — protein sequence MKKIPTMDITELNEKIKKETEFIDILRMELGKSIVGQKNMIDKMLIALFANGHLLVEGVPGLAKTLAIKSLASAIDAKFNRIQFTPDLLPADITGTMIYSPKKEEFEVKFGPVFANFILADEINRSPAKVQSALLEAMQERQVTLGEQTYKLPDPFLVMATQNSIEQEGTYPLPEAQVDRFMMKVIITYPSKDEEKIIIQRNLEKKYPMPSKVAKIEDILRMRDLIHEIYMDEKIQDYITDIVFATRYPDKYGLSKYKSMIAYGASPRAGISMALAAKAYALLQRRGYVLPEDVRAIAPEVLRHRIGLTYEAEAENITTDIIIVDIINAVRVP from the coding sequence ATGAAGAAAATACCGACCATGGATATTACTGAATTAAATGAAAAGATTAAAAAAGAAACTGAATTTATTGATATACTCAGAATGGAGCTTGGTAAAAGTATTGTAGGGCAGAAGAACATGATCGACAAGATGCTTATAGCTCTTTTTGCAAATGGTCATTTGTTGGTTGAAGGTGTACCAGGTCTAGCCAAAACACTTGCTATTAAATCCCTTGCATCAGCCATCGATGCTAAGTTCAATCGGATCCAATTCACGCCAGATCTTTTACCTGCAGATATAACAGGGACCATGATTTACAGTCCAAAAAAAGAAGAGTTCGAGGTCAAATTTGGACCTGTTTTCGCTAATTTTATTTTAGCTGATGAAATCAATCGTTCTCCTGCCAAAGTACAAAGTGCTTTGCTCGAAGCCATGCAAGAAAGGCAAGTTACTCTTGGTGAACAAACTTACAAACTTCCCGATCCATTCCTTGTGATGGCAACACAAAATTCTATCGAACAAGAGGGAACTTATCCCCTACCAGAAGCTCAGGTTGACCGTTTCATGATGAAAGTTATCATCACTTATCCATCTAAAGATGAAGAAAAGATTATCATCCAACGGAATCTTGAGAAAAAATATCCTATGCCATCTAAGGTAGCTAAAATCGAAGACATACTTCGAATGCGTGATCTCATTCATGAAATTTACATGGATGAAAAAATTCAAGACTACATAACTGACATTGTGTTTGCTACGCGTTATCCTGACAAGTATGGGCTTTCCAAATACAAATCCATGATTGCTTATGGTGCATCTCCTCGTGCTGGCATTAGCATGGCTCTCGCTGCCAAGGCTTATGCTCTTTTACAACGACGAGGTTATGTGCTACCAGAAGATGTCAGGGCCATTGCACCCGAAGTTTTACGACATCGAATTGGCCTGACATACGAAGCTGAAGCTGAAAATATTACCACCGACATCATCATTGTTGATATCATCAATGCTGTTCGCGTCCCATGA
- a CDS encoding DUF58 domain-containing protein yields MKTSEFIAKKVRYLEIKTRKLTQEVLSGSYHSAFKGRGMMFSEVREYVFGDDVRNIDWNVTARFNHTYVKVFEEERELTVMLLIDFSNSNSFGSTSLAKKDMITEIAGTLAFSAMMNNDKVGAIFFTDKIEKYIPPKKGSKHVLRIIHDLLTFKPSSPGTNIDFALEKFNTALKRRCIAFVISDFLDLRYEKNLAIAEIKNDVVAIKISDPFEKEMIRKFNLLVKDPETGQLHFLASKERILDYLGWRDYCDKYFYTACHKHQVDYVEINTTEDYVKPLAVFFKKRGKKI; encoded by the coding sequence ATGAAAACTTCAGAATTTATAGCTAAAAAGGTTCGTTACCTCGAAATTAAAACTCGCAAGCTCACTCAGGAAGTGCTCTCAGGTTCTTATCATAGTGCTTTTAAAGGAAGAGGTATGATGTTTAGTGAAGTACGTGAATATGTTTTTGGTGATGATGTTCGCAACATCGACTGGAACGTCACTGCCCGATTTAATCATACTTATGTTAAGGTATTTGAAGAAGAACGTGAACTTACGGTCATGTTACTGATTGATTTTAGCAATTCCAATTCTTTTGGTTCGACTTCCTTAGCCAAAAAAGATATGATTACTGAAATTGCTGGAACTTTGGCTTTTTCTGCTATGATGAACAACGATAAAGTGGGGGCTATTTTTTTTACCGATAAAATTGAAAAATACATTCCTCCCAAAAAAGGATCAAAGCACGTTCTTCGTATCATTCATGACTTGCTCACGTTTAAACCTTCTTCGCCAGGAACTAATATAGATTTTGCTTTAGAAAAATTTAATACAGCTTTAAAACGACGATGTATTGCTTTTGTAATATCCGATTTTTTGGATCTACGCTATGAAAAAAACCTTGCCATTGCAGAAATCAAAAACGACGTGGTTGCTATTAAAATTTCAGATCCTTTCGAAAAAGAAATGATTCGGAAATTTAACTTATTGGTAAAAGACCCAGAAACTGGTCAATTGCATTTTTTAGCATCGAAAGAAAGAATATTAGACTATCTTGGCTGGCGCGATTACTGTGATAAGTATTTTTATACCGCTTGTCATAAACATCAAGTGGACTACGTTGAAATCAATACAACTGAAGATTACGTTAAACCCTTGGCTGTTTTCTTTAAAAAAAGAGGTAAAAAAATATGA